From Micromonospora sp. NBC_01699, a single genomic window includes:
- a CDS encoding ParA family protein: MPIISVMNYKGGVGKTTLTANLGAEIANTGRRVLLLDLDPQANLTFSFYTVEEWQDELRETRTIKRWYDGEQPGRDVALADLVVTPPRVNAVLGNGGQLDLIPSHLGLINIDLELAAQLGGTTLAGSKRKFLQVHGCLAEALGAPKFADYDLVLIDCAPNFGLVTKTAIVASDYVLIPARADYLSTLGIGYMVGSCDHLRDEYNAYLGHDSGTHSMPATIDPQILGVVFTMIQTYAGQPIAIQHNAIEQVRANADAPVLNGMIRNSPRIFGEAGATGVPSILRVPKDDEVAMEFRVLVDEFMGVLGR; encoded by the coding sequence GTGCCCATCATTTCCGTGATGAATTACAAGGGCGGCGTAGGGAAAACAACACTGACCGCGAACCTCGGTGCGGAAATTGCCAACACCGGTCGACGGGTACTACTCCTCGATCTCGACCCGCAGGCGAACCTGACGTTCTCTTTCTACACCGTCGAGGAATGGCAGGACGAGCTACGGGAGACCCGGACAATCAAACGCTGGTACGACGGCGAACAACCCGGTCGGGACGTCGCTCTCGCCGATCTCGTTGTCACACCACCCAGGGTCAACGCCGTACTGGGCAACGGTGGCCAGTTGGACCTCATCCCATCACACCTCGGCTTGATCAACATCGACCTGGAACTCGCCGCACAGCTCGGCGGCACCACGCTCGCCGGCTCGAAACGCAAGTTCCTCCAGGTGCACGGCTGTCTGGCCGAAGCGCTCGGTGCTCCTAAATTCGCCGACTACGACCTGGTCCTGATTGACTGTGCACCCAACTTCGGACTGGTCACCAAAACCGCGATAGTGGCCAGCGACTACGTCCTGATCCCGGCCCGCGCCGACTATCTCTCCACACTGGGCATCGGATACATGGTCGGCAGCTGCGACCACCTTCGCGATGAATACAACGCGTATCTCGGGCACGATTCCGGCACCCACAGCATGCCGGCCACAATTGATCCGCAAATTCTCGGTGTGGTGTTCACCATGATCCAAACCTATGCCGGCCAGCCGATCGCGATCCAACACAACGCGATCGAGCAGGTGCGAGCCAACGCCGACGCCCCCGTGCTGAACGGGATGATCCGTAACAGCCCACGCATTTTCGGCGAGGCAGGCGCAACAGGTGTCCCGTCCATCCTGCGCGTGCCGAAGGATGACGAGGTCGCCATGGAATTCCGTGTATTGGTAGACGAGTTCATGGGAGTACTGGGTAGATGA
- a CDS encoding histidine phosphatase family protein: MSHPSPPVELAELTVVRHGQSTANAAFALAEAVGSVESGVTGRDADIALSPLGQAQAVALGHRFGAVAADRRPQVVLCSPYRRACLTWQLATDAARAGGGPELPAARTDDRLRDRVMGDLELLTSAAIAARFPAEAARRAASDGFHYRPPGGESLLDVAARLGSLLDDVRRQHAGLRVLLVAHDSVVLMLRHLVEGLSLAELETVVRVGMVANASVTRWTAETGRLMLAEYNSVMHLPGE, translated from the coding sequence ATGAGTCATCCGTCCCCGCCTGTCGAGCTGGCGGAGTTGACCGTGGTCCGGCACGGGCAGAGCACCGCGAACGCGGCGTTTGCCCTGGCCGAGGCGGTGGGCAGCGTGGAGAGCGGGGTCACCGGCCGGGACGCCGACATCGCTCTCTCGCCGCTCGGGCAGGCGCAGGCAGTCGCCCTCGGTCACCGGTTCGGTGCCGTTGCGGCGGATCGTCGGCCGCAGGTGGTGCTCTGTTCGCCGTACCGTCGGGCCTGTCTGACCTGGCAGTTGGCGACGGACGCGGCGCGGGCCGGGGGCGGCCCGGAGCTACCGGCGGCGCGGACCGACGACCGGCTGCGGGACCGGGTGATGGGCGACCTGGAACTGCTGACCAGCGCGGCGATCGCCGCCCGGTTCCCGGCCGAGGCGGCCCGCCGGGCCGCCTCCGACGGGTTCCACTACCGTCCGCCGGGCGGCGAGTCGCTACTGGACGTCGCGGCTCGTCTCGGGTCGCTGCTTGACGACGTACGCCGGCAGCACGCCGGCCTGCGGGTGTTGCTGGTGGCGCACGACTCCGTGGTGCTGATGCTGCGTCACCTGGTCGAGGGGCTGTCGCTGGCAGAGCTGGAAACGGTCGTCCGGGTCGGGATGGTGGCAAACGCCTCGGTCACCCGCTGGACCGCCGAGACCGGACGGCTGATGCTTGCCGAGTACAACAGCGTGATGCACCTGCCGGGGGAGTGA
- a CDS encoding sensor histidine kinase, whose translation MTASSLPTRPLSRRELIALDGLLALFLGLWYAFAPATGVSSQSPAIGPTGLTMCLVVLLMALPVAVRRLWPVPVFLVVAPASVLALASGVLYEPFLAAALTGYTAALAGRPLRRIRWRMLSGITLVLLLLSVSAGPTPADAEAFGVLLPGLALVGAAWTAGVAVRERRVYQDRSNAERTARAVADERLRIAREVHDIVSHNLGIITVRAAVARHVADSRPGAAADALELIEKVGRSALTDMRQVLYVLRTDPAEGADPNDTASTHRADPSSADRNGSEGNEAGAPETGVEPELTPAVGDLNLLVARAAAAGLDLRSDVTGTDRLPEGTAVSAYRILQEALTNVIKHAGLTRCQVTVRCADDEVIIEVLDDGPASGRTPVAASGHGLVGMRERVAMHGGELTAGPREQGGFHLRARLPYPESGSLSRGERRPAGSTS comes from the coding sequence GTGACCGCCTCGTCGCTTCCTACCCGCCCGCTCAGCCGTCGCGAGCTGATCGCGCTCGACGGGCTGCTCGCGCTGTTCCTCGGCCTGTGGTATGCGTTCGCCCCGGCGACCGGCGTCTCGTCGCAGAGCCCCGCGATCGGCCCGACCGGGCTCACGATGTGCCTGGTCGTGCTGCTCATGGCCCTGCCGGTGGCGGTACGCCGACTCTGGCCGGTCCCGGTGTTCCTGGTCGTCGCGCCGGCCTCGGTGCTGGCCCTGGCGTCCGGGGTGCTGTACGAGCCGTTCCTGGCCGCCGCGCTGACCGGCTACACGGCCGCGCTCGCCGGCCGGCCACTGCGCCGGATCCGGTGGCGGATGCTGAGCGGCATCACCCTGGTCCTGCTGCTGCTCAGTGTCTCCGCCGGCCCGACCCCGGCCGATGCCGAGGCGTTCGGTGTGCTGCTGCCCGGATTGGCGCTGGTCGGGGCGGCCTGGACGGCCGGGGTGGCGGTCCGGGAACGCCGGGTGTACCAGGATCGGAGCAACGCGGAACGGACCGCACGGGCGGTCGCCGACGAGCGGCTGCGCATCGCGCGGGAGGTGCACGACATCGTCTCGCACAACCTCGGGATCATCACCGTACGGGCGGCGGTGGCCCGGCACGTCGCGGACTCCCGGCCGGGCGCGGCGGCCGACGCCCTTGAGCTGATCGAGAAGGTGGGCCGCTCGGCGCTCACCGACATGCGCCAGGTGCTGTACGTGCTGCGCACCGACCCGGCCGAGGGCGCCGACCCGAACGACACCGCTTCGACGCACCGCGCCGACCCGAGCAGCGCAGACCGGAACGGCAGCGAGGGGAACGAGGCCGGCGCCCCGGAGACCGGTGTCGAGCCGGAGTTGACGCCGGCCGTGGGGGATCTGAACCTGCTGGTGGCACGCGCGGCGGCAGCCGGCCTCGACCTGCGGTCCGACGTTACCGGTACGGACCGGCTGCCGGAGGGGACGGCGGTCTCGGCGTACCGCATCCTTCAGGAGGCGCTGACGAACGTGATCAAGCACGCCGGGCTGACCCGCTGCCAGGTCACCGTCCGGTGCGCCGACGACGAGGTGATCATCGAGGTGCTGGACGACGGGCCGGCGAGCGGGCGTACCCCGGTCGCCGCCAGCGGGCACGGCCTGGTCGGGATGCGGGAGCGGGTGGCGATGCACGGTGGTGAGCTGACCGCCGGGCCACGTGAGCAGGGCGGTTTCCACCTTCGCGCCCGACTGCCGTACCCGGAGTCCGGCAGCCTTTCGCGGGGCGAGCGGCGACCGGCCGGGAGCACCTCGTGA
- a CDS encoding TetR/AcrR family transcriptional regulator produces the protein MTSAAPVPDTLSRRPKRADALRNYENLISAARDAFAEHGSSASLEDIARRAQVGIGTLYRHFPTRQDLFEAVYVDEVEALSRSANDLADAPPWDALVGWLHRVVGYIATKRALAEELLHDSEVFQRCRTEVYDAGRPLLVRAQGAGVVRTDTNIDDVMRLVSGITMIKVNEPGQLERVLDMALDGLRPQPPRG, from the coding sequence GTGACGAGCGCCGCACCGGTACCCGACACCCTCTCCCGGCGTCCGAAACGGGCCGACGCGCTGCGCAACTACGAAAACCTGATCTCCGCCGCCCGGGACGCGTTCGCCGAACACGGGTCGTCGGCGTCGCTGGAGGACATCGCTCGGCGGGCACAGGTCGGCATCGGCACCCTCTACCGACACTTCCCCACCCGGCAGGACCTCTTCGAGGCCGTCTACGTGGACGAGGTCGAGGCACTGTCCCGCTCCGCCAACGACCTGGCCGACGCACCACCCTGGGACGCCCTGGTCGGCTGGCTGCACCGGGTGGTCGGATACATCGCCACGAAGCGGGCACTGGCCGAGGAGTTGCTGCACGACTCCGAGGTCTTCCAGCGGTGCCGTACCGAGGTCTACGACGCGGGTCGGCCGCTGCTCGTACGCGCCCAGGGCGCCGGGGTGGTGCGCACCGACACCAACATCGACGACGTGATGCGTCTGGTCAGCGGGATCACGATGATCAAGGTGAACGAACCGGGCCAGCTCGAACGGGTGCTCGACATGGCCCTCGACGGGCTGCGCCCACAGCCGCCGAGAGGCTGA
- a CDS encoding MFS transporter yields MASTTRRTPRQLTFAVLAAGAGFFAMMQSLISPVLSTIQHDLHTSQSTVTWVLTAYLLSAAIFTPILGRVGDMVGKERILVLTLVGLAVGCLLAAIAPTIGVLIIARLIQGVGGAVFPLSFGIIRDEFPAARMSSAIGAMSAIIAVGGGLGVVLAGPIVGLLGYRWLFWIPLMIVSLTALAAYLLVPESPVRNRGRINLLSATWMSGWLVALLLAVSEAPKWGWQSTRVIGLLVLAVVVFAAWAATEIRSANPLIDMRMMRLPAVWATNLVALLFGGAMFALYGFLPQFTQTPTAAGYGFGASVTEAGLLMLPMLVTMFVAGLLSGRLEAVFSAKAQLVTGSAFGVVACAALVVAHDERWQLGAAAAVFGLGIGLAYSAMTNLIVKSVPAHHTGAAVGMNANIRTIGGAIGAAMMSSIVTGHLQASGLPRESGYAHGFALLAGLSILAVAAALLVPTVRRAAHPAVDGSAPTPVTPPTPIGAAAR; encoded by the coding sequence GTGGCATCGACCACCAGACGTACCCCTCGGCAGTTGACCTTTGCCGTGCTCGCGGCCGGGGCCGGCTTCTTCGCGATGATGCAGTCGCTGATCAGCCCGGTGCTCTCCACCATCCAGCACGACCTGCACACCTCACAGAGCACGGTCACCTGGGTGCTGACCGCGTACCTGCTCTCGGCGGCGATCTTCACGCCGATCCTCGGCCGGGTCGGCGACATGGTCGGCAAGGAACGCATCCTCGTCCTGACCCTGGTCGGGCTCGCCGTCGGCTGCCTGCTCGCCGCGATCGCCCCGACCATCGGGGTGCTGATCATCGCCCGGCTGATCCAGGGCGTCGGCGGCGCGGTCTTCCCGCTCTCGTTCGGCATCATCCGGGACGAGTTCCCGGCCGCACGGATGTCCTCCGCGATCGGTGCGATGTCGGCCATCATCGCCGTCGGCGGCGGCCTCGGTGTCGTACTCGCCGGACCGATCGTCGGCCTGCTCGGTTACCGGTGGCTGTTCTGGATCCCGCTGATGATCGTCTCGCTGACCGCACTGGCCGCCTACCTCCTGGTCCCCGAGTCCCCGGTACGCAACCGGGGCCGGATCAACCTGCTCTCCGCGACGTGGATGTCCGGCTGGCTCGTCGCCCTGCTCCTGGCGGTCAGCGAGGCACCGAAGTGGGGCTGGCAGTCGACCCGGGTGATCGGGCTGCTGGTGCTCGCGGTCGTGGTCTTCGCCGCCTGGGCCGCCACCGAGATTCGGTCGGCCAACCCACTGATCGACATGCGGATGATGCGGCTGCCGGCGGTCTGGGCCACCAACCTGGTCGCGCTCCTGTTCGGCGGGGCGATGTTCGCCCTCTACGGCTTCCTGCCGCAGTTCACCCAGACCCCGACGGCGGCCGGTTACGGCTTCGGTGCCAGCGTCACCGAAGCCGGCCTGCTGATGCTGCCGATGCTGGTCACCATGTTCGTCGCCGGCCTGCTCAGCGGACGGCTCGAAGCGGTCTTCAGCGCCAAGGCACAGCTCGTCACCGGGTCGGCGTTCGGCGTGGTGGCCTGCGCCGCACTCGTCGTGGCACATGACGAACGCTGGCAGCTCGGTGCCGCCGCCGCCGTCTTCGGCCTCGGTATCGGACTGGCGTACTCGGCGATGACGAACCTGATCGTGAAGAGCGTGCCGGCCCACCACACCGGTGCCGCGGTCGGGATGAACGCCAACATCCGCACCATCGGCGGCGCGATCGGCGCCGCCATGATGAGCAGCATCGTCACCGGCCACCTCCAGGCGAGCGGACTGCCTCGCGAGTCCGGTTACGCCCACGGGTTCGCCCTGCTGGCCGGGCTCTCGATACTCGCCGTCGCGGCGGCGCTGCTGGTACCGACCGTCCGGCGCGCGGCCCACCCGGCCGTCGACGGCTCGGCACCGACCCCGGTGACCCCGCCGACCCCGATCGGCGCCGCCGCCAGGTGA
- a CDS encoding response regulator transcription factor, translated as MTDRIRVAIADDQALLRGGFRLLLESDPRCVVVGEAATGALAVRLAARERPDVMLMDIRMPDLDGIEATRRICADPATASVRVLILTMFDLDPYVFGALRAGASGFLLKDTPPADLLNAVHVVASGHALFAPTVTRRLVAEFGRAQPARTDGTRLDGLTNREREILALVGAGLSNTEIAGHEQIGMATVKTHLTRLLAKLGARDRAQLVIVAYESGLVPLGGGRHPSGGGTGQTPVRRVGKQDQTSV; from the coding sequence GTGACCGACCGGATCCGGGTCGCGATCGCCGACGACCAGGCGTTGCTGCGCGGCGGCTTCCGGCTCCTGCTCGAATCCGATCCGCGCTGCGTGGTCGTGGGCGAGGCGGCGACCGGCGCGCTCGCGGTGCGGCTCGCCGCCCGGGAACGCCCCGACGTGATGCTGATGGACATCCGGATGCCCGACCTGGACGGCATCGAGGCGACCCGCCGGATCTGCGCCGACCCGGCGACCGCGAGCGTACGGGTGCTGATTCTGACCATGTTCGACCTGGACCCGTACGTCTTCGGCGCGCTGCGGGCCGGGGCGAGCGGCTTCCTGCTCAAGGACACCCCACCGGCCGACCTGCTCAACGCGGTGCACGTGGTGGCGAGCGGGCACGCGCTGTTCGCCCCGACGGTGACCCGGCGACTGGTCGCCGAGTTCGGTCGGGCGCAGCCAGCCAGGACCGACGGAACCCGGCTGGACGGGTTGACCAATCGGGAGCGGGAGATCCTGGCCCTGGTGGGCGCCGGGCTGTCCAACACCGAGATCGCCGGGCACGAGCAGATCGGCATGGCCACGGTGAAGACCCACCTGACCCGGCTGCTGGCCAAGCTCGGCGCACGGGACCGGGCCCAGTTGGTCATCGTCGCGTACGAGAGCGGTTTGGTCCCGCTGGGCGGCGGCCGGCACCCGAGCGGCGGCGGGACGGGTCAGACTCCGGTCCGACGCGTCGGGAAGCAGGATCAAACCTCGGTCTGA
- a CDS encoding neutral zinc metallopeptidase, translating into MGAVTGYRTSRGVAVLGLVAALVVTLACAVGPRTPGEQAPAPAPAPSSGEPVDGSGTVEEFERDITGAVRLAELYWEQRFTESGQRFEAVGRVLAYSRTGEIACGRQEIPRNNAAYCPAGDFIAYDVNWAVTVFRQIGDAFIFFLLGHEYAHAIQARLGIEHQFTIQSELQADCMAGAYIGDSVQDRQLDLKDGDLDEFRAGLVAVGDDPDQPWFAEGSHGTPEQRIDSFFRGYDRSYTACDLT; encoded by the coding sequence ATGGGCGCAGTAACCGGATACCGAACCAGCCGGGGCGTCGCCGTGCTCGGCCTGGTCGCCGCGCTGGTGGTCACGCTCGCCTGCGCCGTCGGTCCCCGAACACCGGGGGAGCAGGCCCCGGCGCCCGCTCCGGCGCCGTCGTCGGGTGAACCGGTCGACGGCTCGGGCACGGTCGAGGAGTTCGAGCGGGACATCACCGGCGCGGTCCGTCTCGCCGAGTTGTACTGGGAGCAGCGGTTCACCGAGTCCGGGCAGCGTTTCGAGGCGGTCGGCCGGGTGCTCGCGTACTCCCGTACCGGCGAGATCGCCTGCGGTCGGCAGGAAATCCCGCGCAACAATGCCGCCTACTGCCCGGCCGGCGACTTCATCGCGTACGACGTCAACTGGGCGGTCACCGTGTTCCGGCAGATCGGCGACGCGTTCATCTTCTTCCTGCTCGGCCACGAGTACGCCCACGCGATCCAGGCGCGACTCGGCATCGAGCACCAGTTCACCATCCAGTCCGAGTTGCAGGCCGACTGCATGGCCGGGGCGTACATCGGTGACTCGGTTCAGGACCGGCAGCTCGACCTGAAGGACGGCGACCTGGACGAGTTCCGAGCCGGCCTGGTGGCCGTCGGCGACGACCCCGACCAGCCCTGGTTCGCCGAAGGCTCACACGGCACCCCCGAACAGCGGATCGACTCCTTCTTCCGCGGCTACGACCGCTCCTACACCGCCTGCGACCTCACCTGA
- a CDS encoding ABC transporter permease subunit, producing the protein MNGTVVRPVLASEWIKARSTLATMISLSVGVVVSVGLALASGFSIRAAFDRSSDALRPDFHPIDAGFGGLIYGNLAFTVFAVLVVSSEYTSGTIRASLAAVPRRGLFYLCKLGVTGLVCVVVGGVTTLGAFLVTQVALGPYGVELSDPGAVQAVLGGLAYVTLLGVFAAAVAAVLRGTALTLGILIPFFFVVSPALWLIPATRSAARFLPDQAGMRAMEATVGPGELTQNQGLLVLLGWTVLAVAAGYWSIRRRDA; encoded by the coding sequence ATGAACGGCACGGTGGTACGCCCGGTGCTCGCATCGGAATGGATCAAGGCAAGGTCCACCCTGGCAACGATGATCTCGCTGTCGGTCGGTGTCGTGGTCAGCGTCGGGCTCGCGTTGGCCAGTGGCTTCTCGATCCGGGCCGCCTTCGACCGCAGCAGTGACGCGCTCCGGCCCGATTTCCACCCGATCGACGCAGGCTTCGGTGGCCTGATCTACGGCAATCTGGCCTTCACCGTGTTCGCCGTGCTCGTGGTCAGCTCCGAGTACACCAGCGGCACCATCCGGGCCTCGCTGGCGGCGGTGCCCCGACGTGGCCTGTTCTACCTGTGCAAACTCGGGGTGACCGGGCTGGTCTGCGTGGTCGTCGGCGGTGTCACCACGCTCGGGGCGTTCCTGGTGACACAGGTCGCGCTCGGTCCGTACGGGGTCGAACTGTCCGATCCCGGTGCCGTCCAGGCGGTGCTCGGTGGGCTCGCGTACGTGACCCTGCTCGGCGTCTTCGCCGCCGCCGTGGCCGCCGTGCTGCGGGGTACCGCGCTCACGCTGGGCATCCTCATCCCGTTCTTCTTCGTCGTCTCGCCCGCGCTCTGGCTGATCCCCGCGACCAGGTCGGCCGCGCGTTTCCTGCCGGACCAGGCTGGCATGCGGGCAATGGAGGCGACCGTCGGGCCCGGCGAACTCACCCAGAACCAGGGACTGCTGGTGCTGCTCGGCTGGACGGTCCTCGCCGTCGCCGCCGGCTACTGGAGCATCCGCCGCCGAGACGCCTGA
- a CDS encoding ATP-binding cassette domain-containing protein, with product MIEVAQLTKHYGRRVAVDGLSFTVRPGRITGFLGPNGAGKSTTMRLLLELDRPTSGSALIDGRPYGRLVEPLRQVGALLDAKSAHPGRSAYDHLLGLAASNRIGRRRVREVIGMVGLESVARKRVRGFSLGMSQRLGLAAALLGDPPVLILDEPVNGLDPEGVKWMRDLLTRLAREGRTVFLSSHLMNEMAVTAEHLVIIGQGRLLADLSTADFVARHAGSYVRVRSPERERLRQALVAGGVGVEDGSDGALHAIDARTEEIAAIVHAEHLSVTELTPCSASLEEAFMQLTAPAVEYRGHQEVEVNR from the coding sequence GTGATCGAGGTAGCACAGTTGACCAAGCATTACGGCCGGCGGGTGGCGGTGGACGGGCTGTCGTTCACCGTGCGTCCCGGTCGTATCACCGGATTTCTCGGCCCCAACGGCGCGGGCAAGTCGACCACCATGCGGCTGCTGCTGGAGTTGGACCGGCCGACCTCGGGCAGCGCGTTGATCGACGGCAGGCCGTACGGCCGGTTGGTCGAGCCGTTGCGGCAGGTGGGCGCGCTGCTGGACGCGAAGTCCGCCCACCCGGGCCGGTCCGCGTACGACCACCTGCTCGGCCTGGCCGCCAGCAACCGGATCGGCCGGCGGCGGGTCCGGGAGGTGATCGGGATGGTCGGGCTGGAGAGCGTGGCCCGCAAACGGGTACGCGGCTTCTCGCTCGGCATGAGCCAGCGCCTCGGGCTGGCCGCCGCCCTGCTCGGCGACCCGCCCGTCCTGATCCTGGACGAGCCGGTCAACGGGCTGGACCCGGAGGGGGTCAAGTGGATGCGTGACCTGCTCACCCGGCTGGCCCGGGAGGGGCGGACGGTTTTCCTCTCCAGCCATCTGATGAACGAGATGGCGGTCACCGCCGAGCATCTGGTCATCATCGGGCAGGGTCGGCTGCTCGCCGACCTGAGCACGGCCGACTTCGTCGCCCGGCATGCCGGCTCGTACGTGCGGGTGCGTTCGCCGGAACGGGAGCGGCTGCGGCAGGCCCTCGTGGCCGGCGGGGTCGGCGTCGAGGACGGTTCGGACGGCGCGCTGCACGCGATCGACGCCCGAACGGAGGAGATCGCCGCGATCGTCCATGCCGAACACCTCAGCGTCACCGAGCTGACCCCGTGCTCGGCCTCGCTGGAGGAGGCGTTCATGCAACTGACCGCGCCGGCGGTCGAGTATCGAGGCCACCAGGAAGTGGAGGTGAACCGATGA
- a CDS encoding HAD family hydrolase — MLFDMDGTLVDSEKLWDVALHELAEHYGGRLSEPARTAMIGSSMASSMAILNTDLGQDRDPGYGAAWLEKRMAELFLAGLPWRPGAVGLLELVRAAGIPTALVTSTARQLVEIALETLGRDRFDVVVCGDEVLATKPDPEPYLTAARLLGVPIERCVAIEDSPAGVASAVAAGAAVLAVPSEVALDRADGVHLLESLTGADLDLLARLVARLDLPRPAA, encoded by the coding sequence GTGCTCTTCGACATGGACGGCACGCTCGTCGACAGCGAGAAGCTGTGGGACGTAGCCCTGCACGAACTCGCCGAGCACTACGGCGGTCGGCTCTCCGAGCCCGCCCGGACGGCGATGATCGGCTCCAGCATGGCCAGCTCGATGGCGATCCTGAACACCGACCTCGGTCAGGACCGGGACCCCGGGTACGGGGCGGCCTGGCTGGAGAAGCGGATGGCCGAACTCTTCCTCGCCGGCCTGCCCTGGCGGCCGGGCGCCGTCGGGCTGCTCGAACTGGTCCGGGCCGCCGGGATACCGACCGCCCTGGTCACCTCCACCGCCCGGCAACTGGTCGAGATCGCCCTCGAAACGCTGGGCCGGGACCGCTTCGACGTGGTGGTCTGCGGTGACGAGGTACTGGCGACAAAACCGGATCCGGAGCCGTACCTGACCGCCGCGCGGCTGCTCGGTGTGCCGATCGAGCGGTGTGTGGCGATCGAGGACTCGCCGGCCGGGGTCGCCAGTGCGGTCGCCGCCGGTGCCGCCGTACTCGCCGTGCCGAGTGAGGTGGCGCTCGACCGGGCGGACGGCGTACACCTGTTGGAGAGCCTGACCGGTGCGGACCTGGACCTGCTGGCCCGCCTGGTGGCCCGGCTCGACCTGCCGCGACCAGCGGCCTGA